CGCCGCCTTGCGGACGGCCGCGTCCAGGTCGTCGTACCGAGCACGGCCGCCGCGCCGGGCCACGCCGCCGAACTCGCCTTCCGCCAAACGATGACCTACACGATCGATGCCGCCGGCACCATCACGCTCGCCCACCAGGTCACGCCGACCGGCAGCAAACTCTCCACCCTGCCGTACCTTCCGCGCCTCGGCTTCCAGCTCCAGGTCCCCGACAAGCTCGCCGACTTCGCGTACTACGGCCGCGGCCCCGAGGAGTCCTACAACGACCGCTCCAAAGGCACCCGCATCGGTGTCTACCGCAGCACCGTCGACCAGCAGTACGTCGCCTACTCCCGCCCGCAGGCGTACGGCAACCACACCGACACCCGCTGGACCACCTTGTCCGACAAGCAGCACGGCCTGATGGTCGCCGCCGCGCCAGGTAGCTCGGTCGACGTCAGCGTCACGCCGTACGACCGGCTCGACCGTGCGGAGTACGACTTCCAGCTGCCGCTCGTCCGCAACCGCGGCTGGGTCACGCTGCACGTCGGCGCCGCCGAGACCGGGATGGGCGAAACCCCGAACGGCGTGCTCGCGCCGTACCGGATCGACCCCACCAAGCCCCGCGCGTACGCCGTGACGCTCCGCCCGCTGTCGGCCGCCGAGTCGCTACTTCATTAGCGGCCGGATCGTGTCGCCCGTGGTCACGTGCGCGCTCACCGGCGAGTTGACCTGACCGGGAAGCGCGATCACCGACCCCGGGATGCTCTTCCCGGCAACGGTGAGCCGATCCACGTTCCGGCTCCCCGCAGCCAGCAGGTACGTCGTACCGGTCGGCGAGCGCCAGGCGGTCGTCGCCAGCACGTTCTGGTCGAACCTGCTGCAGATCGCCGTGTTCGTCGCCTTGCCGGCCGGCAGCCCGGCGGGGAACAGCTTCACGCTTGCCCAGCCGCCGCCCTGCCAGCTGTCCGACCGCGTGCACACCCAGGCGCCGTACGTCCCGTCCGGCAGCCGCTGCTCGGCGAACGTCCAGTTGTTCGCGGCCTTGACGCCCTTGTTCTGCAGGGTTTGCAGCCCGCAGACAGTGCGCGACCAGCTCACCAGCGCCGCGCCGCTGGTCGCCTCCCGCGGGAACCGCGCCGGACCCTGTGACGGCGGCGGCATGTACGTCAGGTGGGCCGGCGACAGCCCGCCCAGGTACGTCACCAGGAACGCGTGCTTCTCCGCGATCGCCTCCGACGACCGCAGTTGCATCGCCGGCCAGTAGGAGCAGTCGGCGGTCGGCGGCTTCACCGGCGCGGTGATCCCGTCGGCCGTGGGCAGCTTCCCGGCCGGGGTGTCGGGCTTCTTCAGGTCCCGCAGGCCGGTCTCGGCGACCCACGGCGCGGTCAGGAAGCGGACGCCGTCGGCGCTCTCGCTGATCGCGACGGCGGCCGAGGTCGTCACGTCCGCGTCGTCGGTCCGCGCGACGACCAGCTTCCCGCCGTTGCGGTCGCTGTAGCGCGCGATGCGCTGCCCGTCGTGGACGAGCACCACGCCGGCGCCGTCGACGTCTCCGGCGTACAGCAACTGCGGCGCCTCGGTGGGCGCGGTCATCGGTGCACCGGCGACGGACGTCACGCTCGTCCCGTCGGTCCAGGTGTTGAGGGCCCTCGACAGCAGCTCGCGGTCCTTGATCCGGTTGCCGCGGACCGGCCATGCGGTGAAGTCCACGCGCGCCGTGTCCTGCCACAAGACCTTCGAACGCCGGAGGTCGTCGACGCTGAGCTGCTTGGTCTCCTGCTGCGCCACGACGGGGACCGCCTGCGTGGTCGACTGCCCGCGTCCGGCGGTCAGCGCGAGCGAGGCGAGCAGGATCAGCGCCAGAACGATCGTGACGATGATCGCCACCGCCCGGCCGCGCGCCTTGCGGCGCATCAGGTCGGTCGGAGCCAGCCGCACGGCGCAGGGGTCGAACACTTGCGCGTCCAGCGGCCCGCGGACCCCCGCGACGGCGGTCTCGTCGAGCTCGGCCGCTTCCTTGATCGCCGCGGCGGCGGCATCGATTCCCGCCGCGCGGAGCTCGCTCTCCGCCTCGGCGACGCCGAGGTGCTCGATCCGGACCAGCGCCCACGCGGCGCGGGCCTCCGGCGTACAGGCGGACATCGCCTGGTCGAGCACGAGGTCGTCCGCCGCACCGGAGCGCGGGAACAGCCGGAAGCCCCAGACCGCCGGCAGCAGCCGCAGCGGCGTCCGGGCGCGTGCCTGCCGTACGGCGTCCCGCAGCACCTTGCGGCGGATGTACGCCGCGGCGCTGGTCTCACCGATCAGCTGCCGCTCCAGCTTGCGCCGGTCGGGCATCGCCCGCTGCACCACGCCGTGCGCCGCGAGGACGCGCCGGTGCCGCCCCAGCGACGACGGGAGGACCAGGTAGGCCAGTCGCACCAGCGCCGGGTAGCTCTCCAGCAGTGCCGCCTCGACCTCGGCCGGACCGACCTCGGTCTCTGTCCGCTCCGCCAGCGTGTGCACGTACCCACCACTTCTCACATCGACCCCGTTGACCTCAATTCCAACGAACGACGGCTGCTCACGTCACACGAACTTCTCGATCCGGTCACAGCCGGAGTGTCAGGGGGTGCCGGATCCCGGCTGCTCGCCGTACTCGAGGGTCACCGGCTGTAGTGGCGGTTATCCTCGCCCCGTGAGCAGCCAGAGCGAGAAGAACGACGAGGGGCGACCCAGCGCCGACGCGGTGACCGGACGCTGGGACGGCGTCGACGTGCACTTCGGTGAGGAGGGTGGTCGCCTCACCTACGGGAGCTACCTGCGGCTGCCCCAGCTGCTCGACCAGCAGCGTCTGGAGTCGGACCCGCCCGCCCATGACGAGCTGCTGTTCATCACCATCCACCAGGTGTATGAGCTGTGGTTCAAGCAGGTCCTGCACGAGATGACCGCCTCCCGCGACGCGATGCTGTCCGGTGAGCTCTGGCTCGCGCAGCACCTGCTCCGCCGCGTCCACACGATCGAGCGGACCCTGACCCAGCAGGTCGACATCCTGGAGACGATGACGCCGCAGGACTTCGGCGAGTTCCGGCACCGGCTGTCACCGGCCAGCGGGTTCCAGTCGGTGCAGTTCCGCGAGATCGAGTTCCTGTCCGGCGCGAAGGACCCGTCGTTCGTCAAGCGCTTCCGCGGGCTGTCCGACCTGGAACGGGCCCGGCTGGACCAGCGACTGGAGGAGCCGACGCTGTGGGACGCGTTCCTCGTCGTACTGGAGGCTGCAGGTTTCGCCACGGCCACGGAGGACGACCTGCGCACCGGTCTGTCCGCAGTCGCCCGCGACCGCGCCCAGTACGGCGCCGTCTGGGAGCTGGCCGAGGCCCTCCTCCAGCACGACGAACTGGCAGCCGCCTGGCGCGCTCGGCACGTGGTCATGGTCGAGCGAATGATCGGCACCAAACCAGGCACCGGCGGCTCATCAGGAGCCGGCTACCTACGCTCCCGCCTCGACCTGCGCTACTACCCCCACCTCTGGCACCTCCGGACGTCGCTGTAGCCCTCGTCTGTCGGGCCGGGCCAAGCAGGCAGTTCTGCGTTAGTGTCACGCCCTTGAACTGGCTCCCGGGAGGCGGCACGTGAAGCTCTACTCCGCAGTGCGAACCCAGCGTTTCTGGCAGGTCTTCGGCGACCTCATGCTCGTCGGCTGGATCGCCCTCTGTACGGCGCTGGGCCTGGCCGTCTTCCGCATCACCAACGCCCTCGGCTACCCAGGCCGCAAAGCCGCCTCCGCCGGCGACGGCCTCGCCGAAGACCTCCGCAAACTCTCCGAACCCGTAGGCCGCGTCCCCGTCGTAGGCGACGAGCTGAAAGCCCCCGTCGACGGCGCCGCCGGCGCCGCCGTCCGCCTCGCCGACGCCGGCCGGGAACAAGCCCACGCCGTAGAACAACTCGCGTACTTGCTCGCCGGGGTCACCATCACCCTCCCCGTCCTCTTCGCCCTCCTGATCTGGCTCCCACGCCGCATCCGCTTCTCCCGCCGAGCCACCGCCGCCCAGAAGTTCATCGACAACGCCGCCGACCTCGACCTCTTCGCCCTCCGCGCCATGGCCAACCAGCCCATGCACAAACTCGCCAAGATCTCCAACGACCCCGTCACCGCCTGGCGCTCCGGAGACGCAGCCGTCATAGCCCAACTAGCCGACCTAGAACTCCGCTCCACCGGCCTCAAAGCCCCCAAACAACTCACCCCACCACCCCCCACCGACCCCGAACTCACCCAGTAGCTGCCGGCCCCTCACCACCCCGGGCCCTCTCACCGCCCCGGCCCCTCGCCACCCGGGCCCCCTCGCTACCCGGGCCCCTCGCCACCCGGGCCCTTCATCACCCCGGCCCCTCACCACCCCAACCACCCCCCTCGGCCTCCGCCCCTTCACGCTTTCCTTCCGGCCGCAGCAACCCCAACCCCCGCGAACCTCCCCGGCCGCATCCCCACCAACCCCAGCCACAGCACGCCGTACCACCATCCGCTCAACCACCAACCTGGCCCACCCGTCTACCCTTAAGAGCATGGCAAGGGTGCTGCTGGTCGAGGACGACGACGCCATCCGCACGTCCCTCAGCAAATCCCTCACCTCCGCCGGCCACGTGGTCACCGCCCTCGCCGGCGGAGCCGACGGCGTCGCCGCCGTCGCCCGCGACAAACCCGACGTCCTCCTCCTCGACCTAGGCCTCCCCGACCTCGACGGCCGCGACGTACTCGCCATGGTCCGATCAGTCAGCGACGTCCCCGTCATCGTCGCCACCGCGAGGGACGACGACGCCAGCGTGGTCGCCCTGCTCGACGCCGGCGCCGACGACTACGTGATCAAACCCTTCAGCTCCGTCCAGATCGACGCCCGCATCCGCGCCGTCCTTCGCCGTAAGGGCCCTGAGCAACAATCCGAGGCCCTCCAGCTCGGCGCCCTCTCGATCGACCCGCGCAGCCGCGAGGTCACCGTCGACGGCAGCCCGGTCGACCTGACCCGCAAGGAGTTCGACCTCCTGCTCGCCCTGTCCCGCCGCCCCGGCGCCGTCGTCACCAAACGCGAACTGCTCGCCGAGGTCTGGGGCCTCCCGTGGGGCGGCGGCGACCGCACCGTCGACGTCCACCTCTCCTGGCTGCGCCGCAAACTCGGCGAAACAGCCGCCCAGCCGAGGTTCCTGCACAGCGTCCGCGGTGTCGGCATCAAACTCGCCGCCCCCGAAGGCGGCTGACGATGCGCCGCCGGATCCTGCTGCTGTCCGTCGGGATGACGACGCTCGTCGTGCTCGCGTTCGCCGTACCGCTGACCCTGCTGATGCGCGACGCCGCCGCCGAGAACGCGCTCGAGAAAGCCCAGCTCCGGGCACAGAACGTCGCGTACTACGTCGGCGACAAGGACCACACCCCCGACGACATCTCGGCGTACATCGAAGACGTCGCCGACGACGGCCCCGGCCGCATCTCGGTCGAGCTGCCCGACGGAACGCTCCTGGGCGAGGGACCACCGGGCGGGATCGACAAGCCCGAGTCGGTCCCCGGCGGTTACGACTCCGGCAAGAAAGGCCCGCCGAAGGTGTCGCCCGCGACCTTCCGCGACGTCGACGGCGGCAAGGTCACCGAGATCGACGTCGGCACGTACGACGGTCCGGCGGGCGTCTGCCTCTTCCTGACCACGCAAGAGCTGTACGACGGCCTCGCGCTGCAGATCGGCCTCCTGATCGGCGGCAGCCTGCTCGTCCTCCTCCTCAGCATCGCCGGCGCCGAACTCGTCTCCCGCCGCCTGGCCCGCCCACTCGAAGAAACAGCCCGTACGGCGGAACGCCTGGCCCGCGGCGACACCGACGCCCGCGCCCCGACCACCGGCCCCGCCGAGGTCGCCCAGGTCGGCGCCGCCCTCAACGGCCTCGCCGACCGCATCGACGAGGTGATCGCCGTCGAACGCGAAGCCGTCGCCGACCTGTCCCACCGCCTCCGGACGCCGCTCACCGCACTCCGCCTCCAGGTCGAAGCCCTCCCCGACCGCGAACGCGCAGAGGAGCTCAACACCCAGGTCACCTCCCTCGAACGCACCCTCACCGCCGTCATCCGCGCCGCCCGCCGCCCTCAACGCGAAGGCCGCGTCCCGCACTGCGACGCCGTCGAGGTCGTCCGCACCCGAGCCGCCTTCTGGGCTCCCCTCTTCGAGGACCAGGGCCGCCGCCTCACCCTCGACCTCCCCACCCCACCCGCCGAGATCCGCCTCGCCGCCGAAGACCTCGCCGCAGCCCTGGACGCCCTCGTCGAGAACGTCGTAGCCCACACCCCCGACGGCACCGCCGCCCGCATCACCCTCTCCCGCGAACGCGTAGCCTCCGCCCCCGGCATCCGCATCGTCGTCGCCGACGAAGGCCCCGGCATCCCCCTGGGCGCCGGCACCCGAGGCCGCAGCGACCGAGGCTCCACAGGCCTAGGCCTGGACATAGCCCGCCGAGCCACCGAAGCAGCCGGCGGCACCCTCACCATCCACGACGCGGCCGTCCACCTCACCTTCCTCAGCAAGTAAAGCCCCCACGCGCGCCCCTCCGGTCGCTAGCGCTCCCTCCGTGGCGTGCTCCCACCCACCCTTTGCAAGGTGTGCGGCTATCGCCGCCAAGTGCGCGTGCTGTCGCCCGCTTTATTCGATAGCGGGGCGTACCCACTGGACTGCTGTCGCGCACCTGCCGGCGTTCGCTCACGCAGGCATTCGCCCACGCAGGCCCTTCCGTTCGCTGGCGCTCACTCCAGTGCCTGCTCCCACCCACCCTTCGCGACCGCGTGCGGCTATCGCCGCCGAGTGCGCGTGCTATCGCCCGCTTCAGTGAAAGCAGGTGGTCCCGGGTGGCTGTTGGCGTGTGATGTGCGGGCATCTCCTACGCCGTCCGGTCGCCCGCGCCTCTCGCATCCTCCTTTGCGAGTGGTACCGCGACTAGGTTACGGCGCACTTAAAGGTTCCAGTACGGACGCTTTATCGCTGGAGATTATGCGGCTATGGCCTGTCGGCACGAGCGTGTTGGCCGCCATCGGAGGTACCTCCCCCGATGTCATGGCATGGGTGACGGCGACACCTGAGGTGAAAGACTGAGGACCACGCTGCAAGCGTCGAGCTGCCACGCAGTTGCAGCAGTTACGTCGTCAAGCTCGGCAACGCGGTCAAGTTCCATCGGAGTCGGTCGATCGGTCGGCCCCGTCGCGCCGGGGTCGTTACATGGGCGCAGCACGGGGTTCGATCACCGTGACTCTGGGTAGTCTCCGCCTGAGGTGGTTTGGGTCCGAGGAGGCGGCATGCGGATCACGGTGTATTTGTTGCGCCCGAGTGTGGCGTTTGCGAAGGAGACGCTTCGCGAGCACAACCGCTTCAAGGAGTGCTCCGTCGTACCGCCAGACGCCGAAGAGGTCGAGTGGCGGCTGTTCATGAATCCAGGGTCACCGCACGATGCGGGATGGCTGAAGCACCTTCGGCCTCTGTTCGCCGCCCAACCGCCGGTCTCCAGTTTTGGCCTGTCGCCGGGAGCCGTCTTGTTGGTCCGGGCGCACGGGCGGGTGTTTGCGGTCACGTTCGGAACGGGCTTTCACGCTATCGATGACGCCGTGAAGGAGCCGGACTTCGGTCTCCTGGTCGCTGCGAACTCGGTTGATCCAGAGCAGGTAATGCTGGCGGAGGCACGCGGGATGGGGAAGGGCCGGCGCAATGCGCTGAGTACGCTGCCGACACCGAACGAGATGTTCGCGTTGGGGTTGCTGACCGACGAAGAGTGGATTCGGCGATTCGGGGGAGTGGCCGAGCTTCCCGGTTTCGCACGCACTATCGCTGGAGCCGACTCGTTGACCCTTGTGATCGACGAGTACCGCCTGGCCGACCTCCCCGCGACCTTGGGGAAGGCATTGGAGCTGTGGCAAGCAGACGCCTACAAGACCCGATTTCCGTTCCTGACCTACTTCCGCCGGGTCTCCGACAAAGCACTCATCGCAGAGTTGGATGACGCAGTCGAAGCGCT
The Kribbella italica DNA segment above includes these coding regions:
- a CDS encoding tryptophan 2,3-dioxygenase, with the protein product MSSQSEKNDEGRPSADAVTGRWDGVDVHFGEEGGRLTYGSYLRLPQLLDQQRLESDPPAHDELLFITIHQVYELWFKQVLHEMTASRDAMLSGELWLAQHLLRRVHTIERTLTQQVDILETMTPQDFGEFRHRLSPASGFQSVQFREIEFLSGAKDPSFVKRFRGLSDLERARLDQRLEEPTLWDAFLVVLEAAGFATATEDDLRTGLSAVARDRAQYGAVWELAEALLQHDELAAAWRARHVVMVERMIGTKPGTGGSSGAGYLRSRLDLRYYPHLWHLRTSL
- a CDS encoding response regulator transcription factor encodes the protein MARVLLVEDDDAIRTSLSKSLTSAGHVVTALAGGADGVAAVARDKPDVLLLDLGLPDLDGRDVLAMVRSVSDVPVIVATARDDDASVVALLDAGADDYVIKPFSSVQIDARIRAVLRRKGPEQQSEALQLGALSIDPRSREVTVDGSPVDLTRKEFDLLLALSRRPGAVVTKRELLAEVWGLPWGGGDRTVDVHLSWLRRKLGETAAQPRFLHSVRGVGIKLAAPEGG
- a CDS encoding sensor histidine kinase, coding for MRRRILLLSVGMTTLVVLAFAVPLTLLMRDAAAENALEKAQLRAQNVAYYVGDKDHTPDDISAYIEDVADDGPGRISVELPDGTLLGEGPPGGIDKPESVPGGYDSGKKGPPKVSPATFRDVDGGKVTEIDVGTYDGPAGVCLFLTTQELYDGLALQIGLLIGGSLLVLLLSIAGAELVSRRLARPLEETARTAERLARGDTDARAPTTGPAEVAQVGAALNGLADRIDEVIAVEREAVADLSHRLRTPLTALRLQVEALPDRERAEELNTQVTSLERTLTAVIRAARRPQREGRVPHCDAVEVVRTRAAFWAPLFEDQGRRLTLDLPTPPAEIRLAAEDLAAALDALVENVVAHTPDGTAARITLSRERVASAPGIRIVVADEGPGIPLGAGTRGRSDRGSTGLGLDIARRATEAAGGTLTIHDAAVHLTFLSK